A stretch of DNA from Thermoplasmata archaeon:
ACTTCTCCATGCGCGATCTGCAGGGCCTCGCCGGGCGCGTGGGCATGGGCCCCGCAGCGGGCAAGGACTGGGCGAACGCGCTGGGACCCTGCCTCGTCACGCGGGACGAGTTCGGTCCCCTTAAGGACAAGCGCGTGGCCGTGCGGGTGAACGGCGTCCAGCGGCTTGCAGGAAGGCTCCGGGACCTGGTGACTCGCAATCCCCTCCTCGAACCCGGCCAGCGGACCGCGTGGTCGTTCCAGGAACTCGCCACGTTCCTCGCGGCGACCCAGACGGTCCACGCGGGCGAGGTCTGGGGGAGCGGGACGATTCCGGGCGGCTGCGAGTTCGAGAAGGGGGACGCCGCAGCGTACCTCATGCCTGGGGACGCCGTCGAACTCGAGGTCGAGGGAATCGGAGTCTTGGCGAACGCGATCGCGGCGGTCTCCTGACAAACCGCGCTTGAACTCTCCCCTCGAACGAACCAAATCCTCATGAGCCGGGCGACTGTTGCGACACCAAGGATGCTCGGGAAGAAGATCGTCGTCATCGGATTTCGAGGAGACAGTGAATTCGATGACGAACACCTCGAAGGGACCGCCGTTCGTGAGACGAAGTCGAAGACGTGGGAGGGGAGCGCCGCATTTGTGGTCCGCATGGACCCGTCGAGTCAGGAGAAGCTCAAACGACATACCGGCGATCCGACGGAGCTCTTGGTGGACCTCGATGGCGTACCCCGGGATGCGTTCCCGGGAATGCCTGGCTACAAGGGCGGGGCCTTTGTTCGGCTATGGGGGCGTGGCTCGCGAGCCGACGTCGGGTTCTCGCGATACCTTGGTCGCGGAGAAGCCCTGGAATCCCGAGGCCAAGAGCCGGGGTCGATGCCACCGCATGGGCTCCGCACCGAAGCGGAAACCGTGGTCCGACTCGCGAGAAAAGACTTCGGAATTCGGCTGGATCTCACCCTGCGAGGACTGCTCAAAGGCGCCACAGTCGTAGCCCGGGCGAAGGTTCCCGAGGAGGGGGGCGACTTCGATGTGGATCGTCGGCGTTTTCTGTGGGGAGCGTTCTTCGGCGAATGCCTCCGTTCTGCGTACGGGGGAGAGTGGCAGAGCACAGGCGGCCGAATCAGGGTCCTAATCCCAAGGAGGGAAGGGATTCCCGTGCAAGTAATCCCGTCTCCGCTCTTCGACCGGGTGAAAGCGGCCGGGAATGCTTCCCCGGCCCGGGAGCTGGTCAAAAGGCTCCGCGCAGCCCGGCGGTCTCGTGAGCGGGACCTTCCTCCAATCCAGTAGGAGGCTGCTCGCGACCAAGAACGGGTCGGTGAAGCGACACCCTGGATGCCGTGCGAATTCCGGTCATGCGAAATCCCGCCACGCAAGGGTTATGGACATCGTCCGGCAATGCGCCGACCGGGGATCCGATGGCTGTTCCCGAATTCTTGAGGCTGAAGCCGGACCACAAGACCGTGCTCACCCGCGACATGACCGTGTTCCAGAATCTGCGCGACTTTCTCGTCAGCGACGGCTATCGCGTGGTGTACGAAACGCCCCGCGTTGGCGAGGAGAAGACGGGCATGGCGACCTCCGCGTTCCACCACCCGTACACGAACGAGCGGATCGCCATGGTCTTCGGGATCGACGCGCCCGACGAGGTGTCCCAGGGCCAGGCGCCGTTCAAGTTCGGATTCGACGGGAAGCCCCAGAAGGACGCGAAGACGTACATCCAGCACCTTGCCCTGCGGACCACGGACATCGTCAAGTTCCGCGACTACCTGGAGAAGAAAGGCGCGGAGTTCCTCACGCCGATCTTCCAGGACAAGGACTCCTTCGGGCCGCTGCTCCAGTGCTTTTCCCGCGAGCTCCTGGACGACGAATGGTTCTTCTTCGAGTTCCTCCAGCGCGACTACGACGCGGACAAGATCGGCACGAAGTCCGGGGTGCAGTTCGTGGACAAGACGGTCCGCTCCCTCTACGTGACGAAGCAGGACGAATTCCGGGAGTGGATGAAGACCCACAGGAAGCGCACCTTTCTCGGGAATCTGCCGAAGGCAAGGGCCCGCGAGGTGTTCCACGAGATCATCGACAACGTGGACCCCAAGGGGTACCCGCTCACCGTCTGGGCCATCGCGAAGGCGTACAACCAGTGACCGCGGCGGTCACGCCGCGTCCAGCGCGATCGCTTCGCGGAGCAGCGCCCTCAACCGCGGTCGCCTGACCTCGCCCACCGCGTAGACCTTCACGTGGCGCAGATTCTTCCCGGTGCCCTCCAGGAGCGCCGTCGGATCGCGCAAGGACGTGCCACGATAGAATTCGAGGTTCGTGTGGTCCGAGTGGGCGGCGATCGCGCAGACGTAGCTCTTCCCTCGATACCACGGCACGCCGTATATCACCTTTTCCTGGAGATCCGGTCCCGTCTCAAGGACGAGGTCCCGAAGCGCCCGCGCGACCTCGCGCTGGGGCGGCTCGATCGCCGCGAGGAGCTTGTCCACATCCTCGCTGCGGCCCGAGGTGGATGGCATGGCGTCCCGGGCCAATGCTCCGCGGAACAAGTACGTTCGCGCTACGCGCCCTTTCGGCGCACCTTCTCCTGGGCTTCGCGGTACGCGTCGGTCCACAGGAGCTGCACGGCGTACTGGGCCTCGAGGAGGAACCGGTTGCGGTAGGGCTTCTCCTCGCCCTCCGTGAGGGCCCGTTTGATCGCATGGACCGCCGCCCGCGGCTCTTCCGCGAAGGATCGGGCCAGGGCGATCGCCTTGGTCATCGCCTCTCCTTTCTTCGTGACGTG
This window harbors:
- a CDS encoding DUF1801 domain-containing protein; translation: MPSTSGRSEDVDKLLAAIEPPQREVARALRDLVLETGPDLQEKVIYGVPWYRGKSYVCAIAAHSDHTNLEFYRGTSLRDPTALLEGTGKNLRHVKVYAVGEVRRPRLRALLREAIALDAA